From Papaver somniferum cultivar HN1 unplaced genomic scaffold, ASM357369v1 unplaced-scaffold_99, whole genome shotgun sequence, the proteins below share one genomic window:
- the LOC113346286 gene encoding fatty acid amide hydrolase-like, whose amino-acid sequence MVWFKDDGMVYKPLEELDFTPNSNETYIESHVKAPRMAGIIIKIFTWLLEIRGFGSSVLYILKRDNLIHKLVSFAKLKEPPAFVPSYPWNDLNEQEVKSIRPDLSPLQQVEETTYCFPSWEKAILNSECSFRRWTIQDYSRSYASGETTPLTVAKRLLAVIQESSMPPLRMSFFINYDAEDILKQATESTLRYQNGKPLSILDGVPIAVKDEIDCLPYPTTGGTKWMHKIRPCIEDACCVKHLRSCGAILIGKSNMHELGVGTSGINPHYGAARNPYDINKISGGSSSGSATLVSAGLCPVALGVDGGGSVRMPAALCGVVGFKPGFGRVSHSGVLPLNYTVGMVGVLAATVEDAFIVYAAISSNSPSDHPVSLQPKVDFPLLKFTNSISNIKMAKYGEWFDDCKDEIKNCCYDALDLLSKTYGWKTVETTIPEIEAMRLAHYITIGCECNASLNSHSEKIKRSELGWDARVALTVYASFSSGEYLNAQRVRNRHMQIYAKIFKSADVIVTPTTGVTAYPITKTAIKYGEFDYHNGAALVRYQILGNFLGLPAVTVPVGYDKFGMPIGLQFIGRPHSEATLIHIASAMQNLCISSYRKPQVFYDLLGKDAVRGPTIMEGHQNMLMMSSTSH is encoded by the exons ATGGTGTGGTTCAAAGATGATGGTATGGTGTATAAGCCACTGGAAGAACTTGATTTTACTCCTAATAGCAATGAAACTTACATTGAATCGCATGTCAAAG CTCCTCGTATGGCTGGGATTATCATTAAGATCTTTACATGGCTTTTGGAAATAAGGGGTTTTGGTTCTTCTGTCTTGTATATATTGAAGAGAGACAATCTTATTCACAAG CTTGTCTCTTTCGCGAAGTTGAAGGAGCCACCTGCATTTGTACCCTCTTATCCTTGGAATG ATCTCAATGAGCAAGAAGTAAAGTCGATCCGACCTGATTTATCCCCTCTCCAGCAAGTTGAAGAAACCACGTACTGCTTTCCTTCATGGGAAAAGGCAATACTAAACTCTGAATGTAGTTTTCGGCGTTGGACTATTCAAGATTATTCAAGGTCTTACGCTTCAGGAGAAACAACTCCTCTAACG GTAGCTAAGCGTCTTCTTGCTGTTAttcaagaatcttctatgccccCCTTACGAATGTCATTCTTTATTAACTACGATGCTGAGGATATTCTAAAGCAAGCTACTGAGTCAACTCTTCGGTATCAAAACG GTAAACCATTGTCAATTCTGGATGGCGTACCAATTGCAGTTAAAGATGAAATAGACTGCTTGCCATATCCAACTACGG GAGGTACCAAATGGATGCACAAAATTAGACCATGTATAGAGGATGCATGTTGTGTGAAGCACCTAAGATCATGTGGTGCTATACTAATCGGAAAAAGCAACATGCACGAGCTTGGTGTTGGAACAAGTGGCATCAATCCCCATTATGG AGCTGCTAGGAATCCTTATGATATCAATAAGATCTCCGGTGGTTCTTCTAGCGGATCTGCCACACTGGTCTCTGCAGGATTGTGTCCAGTTGCACTTGGTGTTGATGGAGGAG GTTCTGTCCGTATGCCTGCTGCTCTTTGTGGTGTTGTTGGTTTCAAACCAGGTTTCGGCCGTGTGTCTCATTCAGG TGTTCTTCCTCTGAACTATACAGTAGGAATGGTTGGTGTATTGGCAGCCACAGTTGAAGACGCATTTATTGT TTATGCAGCTATAAGCAGCAACAGTCCGTCAGATCACCCCGTTTCTTTGCAG CCTAAAGTAGATTTTCCActtttgaagtttacgaactcaattTCTAATATCAAAATGGCGAAGTATGGGGAG TGGTTTGATGATTGCAAAGATGAAATAAAAAACTGCTGCTATGATGCCCTGGACCTGCTTAGCAAGACTTACGGGTGGAAG ACTGTGGAGACAACTATACCCGAAATTGAAGCGATGCGTCTCGCACACTATATAACAATTGGTTGTGAATGTAATGCTTCACTGAACTCTCATTCAGAGAAGAT TAAGCGTTCAGAGTTAGGTTGGGACGCAAGGGTAGCACTTACTGTATATGCCTCATTTAGCAGCGGAGAGTATTTGAATGCCCAACGAGTTAG AAATCGTCATATGCAAATTTACGCGAAGATCTTTAAGTCTGCTGATGTAATTGTTACGCCTACAACAGG TGTCACAGCATATCCAATTACAAAAACTGCTATAAAATATGGCGAATTTGATTACCATAACGGAG CTGCACTTGTAAGGTATCAGATACTGGGGAACTTTCTTGGATTGCCTGCGGTGACAGTTCCG GTTGGATATGATAAATTTGGGATGCCAATTGGTTTGCAATTCATTGGGAGACCACATTCTGAAGCCACTTTAATCCATATAGCTTCCGCAATGCAG AATTTGTGCATCTCAAGCTACAGAAAACCACAGGTTTTCTATGATTTACTCGGTAAAGATGCAGTACGAGGGCCGACAATAATGGAAGGACATCAAAACATGCTTATGATGTCTTCAACTAGTCATTGA
- the LOC113346423 gene encoding protein FAR1-RELATED SEQUENCE 7-like, whose translation MQNSSGSPRSPTYASFYAPSSSSSSPPWSPFQITSSISHSVTNVGSVQTLEMEGALPNEFTHLGSTNDPPMNQTWQQIEHSQRCIDMEDTINLGQEILEAEEVEYDENIQEPPPTIDGQEYAKKDVDSTESSGREDGNVFLIKLGSEPYIGLEFCSEGEAYEYYKAYAKENGFSIRKSHVERSRVDHSLISRKYVCVKQGVRSLKDKRYEGKVVRHRRVTRVDCRAAMIIKRRSGKWVVHRFHKEHNHDRDPSKACGHKEQNHDLDPSKACGHKEQNHDLDPSKDCELQPHRNMANSTKSILEALYKTQCIDMEDGMTLGQKVLNPDAAVPDTTIQAPQSIADLQEDVNEGGISGREANNGEESPSGEINAGESSGKEDNKSSLFKLGSEPFIGLQFASQDEAYEFYNAYAKEKGFSIRKSRIERSRVDHSMISRLYVCANQGLRSTKDKRYEGKVVRPRQETRLDCRACMFIKRRSGKWVVDKFLDDHNHDLVDPAKADKLRSHKKMTNTTKSMVEALYKCGIGPAKIIDLLTEVADGAKSILESNEQEEYENEMKKERKNNIRVECYRLLESFQELQASDPGFFYAVEFGENRSMRSIFWADSQAREAYKKFGDVLVFDSICRTNKYLYPFVAFTGVNHHRQPVLFGCGFLADETVETFTWFLNTWLRAMSNHQPTSMITNQDKAVKVAVEKVFPETRHRFCKWYIEKDETENLGHIFNMHPAFQAEYNKCIYSSRAPKDFELGWEVLLLKYNLKDNKWLNRLYNHRHHWVPLYLQDTFFGGMTTTHKCEGMIAYFNGFLNGGTPFSEFLSQYQGAIKQRHEEEVNEDFLTVCTRAVLTSKNPVEEQASRVYTRNMFAAFENEFVESSGCTARKIAEEESICTYLVGKYKDKDDRMNIVTFAPTDKRASCSCQMFEFEGMLCRHVLKVFQVVNVFEIPPNYILKRWTMSSSYYVGPWSNDEVGAGSRDQCGNSVWDLRAATRSFIEIGETSENRVNVAINILQEGIRKLDLISVPAVASIPPHDNLGSNSVHQGENTDEQTDGIWMMDLNISVPDPPRVKQKGRPISSRMKLGIEQVQKKKRTCGTCKETGHYTRTCPKGVVHHHTQNPTMLTDPFDHPQSSTIFQDHSQAPVMLQGPMDESQNSIMLQGPYGQSQIFAML comes from the exons ATGCAAAATTCATCAGGTTCTCCGCGGTCACCTACATACGCATCTTTTTATGccccatcatcttcatcatcatcacctccatGGTCTCCATTTCAGATTACTTCTTCAATTTCACATTCGGTTACAAATGTGGGTTCTGTACAGACACTGGAAATGGAAGGAGCTTTACCTAATGAGTTTACTCATTTGGGAAGCACTAATGATCCACCTATGAACCAGACATGGCAGCAGATTGAACATTCTCAGAGA TGTATTGATATGGAAGATACTATCAACCTTGGCCAAGAAATATTAGAAGCCGAGGAGGTGGAATATGATGAAAACATTCAAGAGCCTCCACCTACAATAGATGGGCAAGAATATGCTAAAAAAGACGTTGATTCTACTGAAAGCAGTGGAAGGGAAGATGGTAATGTATTCCTAATAAAACTTGGGTCTGAACCATATATTGggttggagttttgttcagagggTGAGGCATACGAATATTATAAAGCATATGCAAAAGAAAATGGGTTTAGTATTCGGAAGAGTCATGTTGAACGTTCAAGGGTTGATCACAGTTTGATTTCTCGGAAATATGTGTGTGTAAAGCAAGGTGTTCGTTCTTTGAAAGATAAGCGTTATGAGGGCAAAGTTGTGCGACATCGCCGGGTAACAAGGGTTGATTGTCGAGCAGCTATGATTATTAAAAGAAGATCAGGGAAATGGGTTGTTCACCGGTTTCATAAAGAGCACAATCATGATCGTGATCCTTCTAAAGCTTGCGGCCATAAAGAGCAGAATCATGATCTTGATCCTTCTAAAGCTTGCGGACATAAAGAGCAGAATCATGATCTTGATCCTTCTAAAGATTGCGAACTTCAACCACATCGGAACATGGCAAACTCAACAAAATCAATCCTTGAGGCTCTCTACAAAACCCAG TGCATTGACATGGAAGATGGCATGACTCTTGGTCAAAAAGTATTGAATCCTGATGCGGCTGTTCCTGATACAACTATTCAAGCACCGCAGTCTATTGCTGATCTTCAAGAAGATGTGAATGAGGGTGGCATCAGTGGAAGGGAAGCCAATAATGGGGAAGAATCTCCTAGTGGAGAAATTAATGCTGGCGAATCtagtggaaaggaagacaacaaGTCATCTCTTTTCAAGCTTGGGTCTGAACCATTTATTGGTTTGCAATTTGCTTCACAAGATGAGGCATACGAATTTTATAATGCATATGCAAAGGAAAAGGGGTTCAGTATTCGGAAGAGCCGCATTGAACGGTCTAGGGTTGATCATAGCATGATATCTCGCTTGTATGTTTGTGCAAATCAAGGTCTTCGTTCTACAAAAGACAAAAGATATGAAGGCAAGGTTGTGAGGCCACGTCAAGAAACCAGGTTAGATTGTCGGGCATGTATGTTTATTAAAAGGAGGTCTGGAAAATGGGTTGTTGATAAGTTTCTAGACGACCACAATCATGACCTTGTTGATCCAGCCAAAGCTGATAAACTCCGATCACATAAAAAAATGACAAATACTACGAAATCAATGGTCGAAGCTCTCTATAAGTGTGGAATTGGACCAGCGAAAATCATAGATTTACTTACAGAGGTGGCAGATGGAGCAAAAAGTATCCTCGAAAGCAATGAACAAGAAGAATAtgaaaatgaaatgaagaaagagagaaagaatAATATCAGAGTTGAATGTTACCGTCTCCTAGAAAGCTTTCAGGAACTGCAAGCATCGGATCCTGGTTTCTTCTATGCAGTAGAATTTGGTGAAAATCGATCTATGAGGAGTATATTTTGGGCCGACAGCCAAGCACGGGAGGCATACAAGAAATTTGGGGATGTTCTGGTATTTGACAGCATTTGTCGAACAAACAAATATTTGTATCCATTTGTTGCTTTCACGGGAGTGAATCATCATAGGCAGCCTGTACTGTTTGGATGCGGGTTTTTGGCAGATGAGACTGTGGAAACCTTTACTTGGTTTCTTAATACCTGGTTAAGGGCCATGTCAAACCACCAACCTACATCCATGATAACGAACCAAGATAAAGCTGTAAAAGTTGCAGTAGAAAAGGTCTTTCCAGAAACAAGGCATCGGTTTTGTAAGTGGTACATTGAAAAAGATGAAACGGAAAATTTGGGCCATATTTTTAATATGCATCCAGCGTTCCAGGCAGAGTACAATAAGTGCATCTATAGCAGCCGAGCACCGAAAGATTTTGAGTTAGGTTGGGAGGTCCTTCTTTTGAAGTACAACTTGAAAGATAACAAGTGGTTGAATCGGTTATACAATCATCGTCACCATTGGGTACCTCTCTATCTGCAGGATACATTCTTTGGTGGCATGACTACAACACACAAGTGTGAGGGCATGATAGCATATTTCAATGGCTTTTTGAACGGGGGAACACCCTTCAGTGAGTTTCTTTCCCAGTATCAGGGAGCGATAAAGCAGCGTCATGAGGAAGAAGTCAATGAAGATTTTCTTACGGTATGCACAAGAGCAGTTTTGACATCCAAAAATCCCGTTGAAGAACAAGCTTCAAGAGTTTATACGAGGAACATGTTTGCAGCTTTTGAAAATGAATTTGTTGAAAGTTCTGGCTGCACCGCACGAAAGATCGCCGAGGAGGAGTCCATATGCACGTATTTGGTAGGCAAATACAAGGATAAGGATGACCGAATGAACATTGTTACATTTGCCCCTACCGATAAAAGAGCAAGTTGCAGCTGCCAAATGTTTGAGTTTGAAGGAATGCTTTGCAGGCACGTGCTTAAGGTATTTCAAGTGGTAAATGTTTTTGAGATCCCACCTAATTACATTTTAAAGCGGTGGACAATGAGTTCTAGCTATTATGTCGGACCGTGGAGCAATGATGAAGTGGGAGCTGGTTCTCGTGACCAATGTGGTAACAGCGTTTGGGACTTGAGAGCCGCAACCAGAAGTTTTATTGAAATTGGAGAAACCTCGGAAAATCGAGTTAATGTTGCTATTAACATCCTGCAAGAAGGAATTAGAAAACTTGATCTCATCAGTGTTCCCGCGGTTGCTTCGATACCACCACATGACAATTTGGGAAGCAACAGTGTTCATCAGGGAGAAAATACTGACGAACAAACTGACGGTATATGGATGATGGACCTTAATATCAGTGTACCGGATCCTCCACGAGTCAAACAAAAAGGTCGTCCTATATCCTCTAGGATGAAATTGGGCATTGAGCAggtgcagaagaagaaaagaacatgCGGTACATGCAAAGAAACAGGGCACTATACACGCACATGTCCAAAG GGAGTTGTACATCACCACACCCAGAATCCCACAATGTTGACGGATCCTTTTGATCACCCCCAGAGTTCCACCATCTTTCAAGATCACTCCCAGGCTCCTGTAATGTTGCAGGGGCCTATGGATGAGTCCCAGAACTCCATTATGTTACAGGGACCTTATGGACAATCCCAGATTTTTGCGATGTTGTAG